Below is a genomic region from Xiphophorus couchianus chromosome 9, X_couchianus-1.0, whole genome shotgun sequence.
catatatgtgtatggggagtgttagtttacgtggtttcggcccctcctgtctgctggctgggatggaaagtaccgtcctttcctcagcgtgttgttcttagccaaccataccgccccacccatcctgtgcgtctggccatctgttcagaactgcttgcgacagcaggaactcacaagttccccttctccttttaacattaaaaactatatgcttttctctgattaactttcaaacacagtcaaatattaaaaactatgtgctgatttccattaagcattaatcataagcattaatcacctctttcacttattataaatcatcaaaccttaatcatttcattgttatcatgttattacagatcatgattcgtacacttcagaatcattcagtgaatcattcagtgattacttacatacagtcattttacctattgtattcatccatgttcaacttaatcattatcaaaacactcaatcattataaatcaaaacacaagattgctttatttccttcaggccttcatgcacccttttctgtgtgtacctggatagatctcaaacctcataccagttttcttgacaatatcCTTGCTGCAAATGTGAATTCTCTCCAAATACTGACCCATTTCAAATGGTTTCTTGATGTTCAATGCTTGTATGTTACTTCATTACACACAAACTTTTGTGGACTGCTTTACTACTTGGATTTCTTTGTATGTGTGCATTACATAAGTTGTTTCTTACATCTGGGGTAAATTAGTTGTCAATAGAATTTCTAGAAATAAATCTACtgagaaaaatgttgacatGCTCAATATCTGAAGTATCAGCTGCATACATGTTTTGTTCAGCCTCTTTAGTAATAGTAAAAATCAGATGATAAATTGCAGCTACAATTCAACCAAATTACTGTGCTCGGGTCTAAACGCCTCTGCTGTTAAATCAGATGTAGATTATAGGTATGTAGACTGCAGTCTAACTACATATTTACTTTCTCTATTCACTGTTTCCAGTGTCATCCGCATCAGCAGGAAGGGCTGGCACACCCTCCTCAATTTCCTCTTTCACACAGGCCTGACATTTGGGGTGTTTGCTGGAGGCATCAATCAGATCcactttcctttggtttgtcaGATTGTAAGTGTGCCATCTTCTGCTCTTTTGCGGAGctaatatttttcaattatatatttttgtggcGCACAGTAATTATGACCCTTTCTGTACATTGCTTGGCAGCTTGGAGCCGGTCGTTAATTAAACAACAAGCAAGCATTATAGAGATCcctctgaaaaaagaaaaagtcaaatttttaacTGTCAACTAACTGTTAAGAAAAGCAATGTTTTCAAGTCTAATACTAATCGTAGATTGTTAGTATTAGATGTGCAGTACAGCACCCTCCTTGATTCCTTTAAGTTGATCAGGGTGTCAAGagatttttaattagaaatccATGATGATCCGGGCCCCTTTTCCCTTACcatttttcactttgaaaaaGTGAAGGGAATGTATGCGGTAAAAGTGACATGTCAGAAAATTACTACAAGAAAATATCTACTTACCTAAACTTGTTTGTATCTACAGTCTGGGCAGTccttaaaatgatttaaaccaactgaaaatgtgacaatCAAGGCTGGACTAGAGTTCCAAGTTTCATCTCCAGAAAAGCATTGTCACTTCTCAATGAGAGCAAATGTCTCCTGTGAATGAGATTATTACTATAATATGTAATTTTTCCTTCTTTGGTGTGATAGGTCGGCATTGTACTCCATTATGCTTCATTATCCACCATGATGTGGCTGGCATTTACTGCAAGAAACATTTGTAAAGATGTGTGCAAAGAGCCACTTCACGCCCAGGGCAGGAGTGGTCCAGTCCAGAAAGGTTCCAAACCAAACATCCTGAGgtagaattttattttcaaataataaaagactGACAACTCTTGAGAGGGTTTCAAAGGATGGTGACTATTGTCTTAAAGCCTCTGAATCTTTCACCAGATCCATATGTTTCTATATACTTAATCAAAAACTAGCTAATCTCACTGTGGTATGAGAATGTGAGAGGAACTCAAGGTAGATCAGGAAAGCCTATTTGTGTGGTGAATCAACATGTTTCTTTATAGGATCAAAGTCATTCATTTTTGTCAAGTTAGTCCAACTCTCAATTTGgtgtaatttaaaattttttgaacATAATAAATTTCTCAGCACTTTATGTGGtttaactgtaattttttttcagttgacaAAGGACCTCTAATATTGGTCAAGTTCATATTATATTTGAACAGCCCTAGTTACAGTTGTATctaaaacaggacaaaataaatttcacaaTATTGGTACCACAATGGTGATATCATTATTGTGAATCAGGAGGAACAATGATTACTGTTTCTTAAGCTTTTCCTAAGTAGCTTCCTAAGCGTTTTCATCCACTCAAAAAGACCAGGTCTATATGCTGACTGCCCTGCATCAACACACttatttaataactttttcactttttttctcagattttatcTTGTGAGCGATGGAGTACCTCTGATAGTTGTAGTCATTACGGCTGTGTTTGGCATGGATAACTATGGCAGCAGAGACGGAGCATTATAGTAAGTATAGATTCAAtatattcatttcattcatttatacgTTTCTCTTTGCGAGGTTAACAAATAGTTTTAAGTCCCCGTTtatcattttcagctgctggatgGCATGGGAACCTAGTCTGGGAGGCTTTTATGCACCAGTAGGTCTTCTGGTCTTAGTCATGTCTTTGTACTTGTTGATTACCTACATCCAGCTGAAGCGCCACCCAGAGAGAAAGTATGAACTGCGCCTTCTAAGAGAGGATCAGCAGATGTTGTCGTCCAGTGAGTCAAACCATCATTCTCAAAGTGGCAGTGGTGGAGCTTCAGTGTCTGCTGGAGACTGTCTGCCATTTTCTACTGGTGCATCTGTACTGGCTAATGAACACTCTTTTAAATCCCAACTACGCGCCACCATCTTCACACTGTTTCTGTTCCTGGCAACCTGGGCTTTAGGAGCATTGGCCGTATCACAGGGGCATTTTCTGGATATGATTTTCAGCTGCCTCTATGGGGCTTTTTGTGTCACTCTGGGCCTCTTCCTTCTCATCCAGCATTGTGCCAAACGGGATGATGTGTGGAATAGTTGGTGGGTTTGTTGCCCATCTAAATCAAagatagaaaatgtaaatactgaTGGACAGAGTCAGATGCAACAACTCCATCAACCACACTGCCACTTGAGCTCTCCGTGTTCAGGCAAGCAGCCACTGCTTTCATCGCACCTCTTACAGGGTTCTTCAGACAAAATGACACCACCTCCTCCTCAAAGCCCAACTCCAAGTAACACAGGTCCATGTTGTGTGGCTGTAATGAGTCCAGCATCCCCTATCCCATCTCTCATTGAGCCAGAGTTCTCACCACATCCTCATTCACTTCCAGATGAGCTCCCTCGGCCAACTCTTCCCCTACAGAGATGCCTTACTGAGAGAGCAAAGTCACGCTCCTTTAACCGCCCACGACCATGCCTCCAAGACTACCGCTCAAATATGGCTTCACTGAGTATGGATGGAAGTGTGCACAGCTCCCACAGGGACAGCTCTCAGCCTGCACAGCATCTAGAAGGAACAACGTTAGTTTCCAACAGCCCACTTCCAGATCATCAGCTTCTTTGTCCTAGTCCCCACTTGGATAAGCAGATGGCTCCCTGCCACACCTTTCAACGCCAAATCTCCTGCCAGAGTATACAAGACCCAGTGACTTCCTGTCACAGCCATGTTCACAACATGCATGACAGCATAACTTCCTATCACAGCCTCCTCCTGCCTTCTCAAGGGGTCCATTCTTGCCAGTGGCACATGTATGGTTCAGCTACTCCCTCTGCTAATGCAACCTGCTGTGAAAAACTTGATTCATTTGCAGTGCAATGTGAGCAAGACCCCAAAACATACAGCTGCACATTAAAGACAGAAGATGAAGACACAGAGATCCATTCTTTGGACATAGAGCAGAGAGGCTTTCCAAGGAATACTCTGCCTCGACAGCATTCCAAAGTTAGCCGCCGAGGAGTCATTGGTCGAAACAGAAGTTTGCAAGAAGATGGCCTGTTTGGCTCAGATGCTACAGGAAATATTCGGACTGGCCCTTGGAAGAATGAAACCACAGTTTAGATGGGATGTCAGTTTAGCCTTCCAATAACTCTGTCTTTATAGATGACTTGTATGTGGTTTGGTCTTTATGCTATACCCTAAAATAACCTCAATGAGTCCTTACATAATTTAGGACTACATTaagttgtgaaataaatattttttagttataTTTGATTATCAACTTAGTTTAACTACAGGTGAATCCACATTATGCTTTAAATCTGCAAGGAATATTTCATGAATACTCACGGGCATAGTGGTTCTTTAATTAGAAATGTGAGTGAAAAGAAAGGGGCCAAGAGTTTAAACCACATCAATTCTACTTAGATGTTTCATGTTAATTTCtataaattgttttatattaatctaaaatgtttgtatCTAGAAAAATTAAGATACCAGCACTCACTGAACTTGGCATAGGAACACAGACCAGGTACAAAATATGACTAGAGCCCCTGATTTTCTTGAAAAGAGGACTTGGCCTCTTGACTTCATATGCATGAAAAAGCTTCCAATAACTCTTTTTAGATAGAATTGTCTCAAAGAATCAAACCCCTCCCAACCAGAATAGCAGGGATCTCCCTCGAACTGCTCAGTGTCTAAGATACATACTCTGGGTATGGAGGctattttgaagaattttgaaaattttctttCCTGCCTTTGGCTCTGTAGAAATGACaatgtattatgtaaaattgtctCTTTTTAGCTTTGTATCATGTTAttcctgtgatggactggtgacctgtccagggtggcCCCACCTCTCGCCCGTTGATCGTGGGAGATGGACACCAACACCCCTGGCGACTGCACTGGGAATAAATGtgttggataatggatggatatCATGTCATTATATTATGacaaacaaacctggagtgctgctttaattctttcatgtATATTTGAAACATATTTGACAACTGTGGCAACCATTCTGTGGTGTCTAAATGCCTGCTCTAGCCAAACACCACCTTTTTCCATAAAGCTCTTCCTTGGAACTGCAGTCTCCAGCTGAACTTCCACCTCACTGAGCACCTCTCCTCCTAGCctcccccattcagctcctccagactagcggcagtaGCAATTAGTGAATACCAGGTGGAACTGTGaatctgctgagcttattataAACTACATCTCAGTCCTATGCTCCTAAGAACGTTTGTTAACGGCATAATATAGAACCATTGTTGTGATGACGGCGGGGtatcagaaagagcaggagtttctcaatgagacagaggcccaatttcaagaagCTAAGTTATGAATTCAAATTTCAAGTCATGTTGCATACATACAgcacttttataacaactgaaggtaacagctACTTGATTGTGGGGGTGGTCATTCATcgtatcatttatcatttattgtaaatttgtttttgtcattttaagaattttgatttatcgtcaCCATAAATTTcagtaaacattaaaaagaaattattaaatgttatttttaacattttatctctTGTTTTTCCACAACAATATCAATAACTATCAATAACTTTGAAAATGATTATACTAAGTCTCTAaatgcagtttagtgatacaaatcacacttctttaagaaatttatttcaaacaggaatGTTTTTCTAGAGTagcatttatgtttgtggtgtTATGAATGTTGTGCCATGCAGTCACCTAAAACAGAAGTGATGAGTAGTTTTTAACCATTATTTTTATCGTTATCATCGTAGTACTACAAAATATTGTCATAAAATTCTTAGTACATGTTGCCCACCCCACTTGATTGTGGGCACTATAAAGGTGCTTAAGTGCAgcattcatctgttcaaataATTATACGGATGTATAGACATGTTGGGAATGTGCAACCATCACATTGTACAGGAAGATAACgggttctgtgtcccagagataaatatataaatgtgcAGAGAGACCCCAGAGTAAAAGCTAAAGATGCTGCTGTATCTTTTCAAACGGTCATTATTCCCAGTGAAACATGCCCTGTTCTGACCATTCAGCAAAGAAGCAGCttttacatcaaaacaaacataaaaagtcagatttgtttGCAGATGCACACAGAGACAACAATCATCATTTCTGGACACATGTCCTAGAGCCTGGTGAAACTAAAGTTAACCTGTTTGTCCATAATGCCCgttgttacatttggaggaagAACAGGGGTACTTGTACCATTTTACCTTTGAAGTTTGGGGGTGGCATCATCATGGTATTGGGCTATTGTGCTGCGggaggaactggtgcacttcatGAAATAGATGACATCATGAGGAGAGAACCTTATGTGGAAATACTGAATCAACATCTAAAGAAATCAACCAGGAAGTAAAAGCATGGGCACAGATTCGTCTTCTAAATGGGtaatagaaacaaaatgataaatgtattagtattttcaaactttttaaaaaaaatagataaataaatagatttcaAAACGCACAACATTAAACCCATTATATtgctaataattaaaaattttgaCAGCTTTTGAGTGTGCCCTTTCAGATTCCGAAAAGTTTTCAAAGAACATGATGATCTTGATTTTCAGGATCCAGCATCTCTAAAGTTTACACCTTtaaattctgacatttaaacatttcaagacTGTATCTGTTCTTTTGGGATTTCATCTGACTATAacacaattattaaaaaaattattgatgaCTCATATACAACATATATTGAAATATATGATAGACTATGTGTGAGGTTTATGTGTGCAACAGTGCATGAATTATTAGACACAGatgtggtgtgtttgtgtaacatGTGCTTATTACTCTGGAGACACCCTAACAgatgtttttaagtttattgataaagttgtatttatgaagtttatacatattttttcttcagtgatACTTTATTTATGCTACCAAGTTAAGTCAAACTGAATTTAGAGTTTGACAATTATTGCACTAGTGTGCACTATAGGACCCCTCACCTGGtgagatatttaaaaagtgcaatGTGCTATAAGCACAATGTTTTTATAGTGCCAAAATGATGTGCCAGTTTTCACTGTGATGACAAACTACACAAAACACATTCTCATTGAGAAACTGCAGTTTGTAGCATAATGCAAACTTTTACTCAGGTTTTAGAATATCATCAGCAACACTTTAAAGAGCTCTTCAAGATGCATGTTTTCTAAAGCTATGCATAATTAAGTTAAGCGTGTTTCTGTGAATCTGTCTCATCCTTATTCTCATTTAACCAACTAGAAGTTGTGGCGTTCTGCCAAGCACTGTTCTCATGGACTTAAATTTGTGTGGTATTACAGGTCAACATACATGTGACCAGTGCTGGAAATAtttgataacatttttttattcagaattacaagaaaagaaatctaGTATGAAGTTGGCAttatttaaagcacaaaaatattaaCCTGTCTGTCAAAGTGAATTTgaccaaaacattatttattaaatttaagtCCTTGGAGttcactgccctgcatgttttctgGTCTTAGATCATCTGATTCAATGCAACAGATATGAAAAAGcttctgaaagaaaataatgttgAGTGGCACCTTGTGCAAAATCACATACTTTTTGTTCTGAATCAATTTGTCATCCTTACAAGTTTCTATAGCTAATGCCTACACACACTATAATAacactgtgaaatattttaggtTAAACATTTTCACCCATCTAGTGTGATGTCATCATAGTTGTAGTCATTAAATCACAGTGAGCAGTGATGTTGATGACTGTGTACATGTAATGTTTAGTCCCAGTGTTCCAAAAGTATAACATGTCTTCCTAGACAATGCTCAGAAGTCATCTGACAGGTTGTGACTGAATATGAAACCTTATTGATATggatttgcttttgtttgttttttttaaactctgttatgaatttttaaaagtacaagATCTACATCCTTAAAA
It encodes:
- the adgra1a gene encoding adhesion G protein-coupled receptor A1 isoform X2 — translated: MMWLAFTARNICKDVCKEPLHAQGRSGPVQKGSKPNILRFYLVSDGVPLIVVVITAVFGMDNYGSRDGALYCWMAWEPSLGGFYAPVGLLVLVMSLYLLITYIQLKRHPERKYELRLLREDQQMLSSSESNHHSQSGSGGASVSAGDCLPFSTGASVLANEHSFKSQLRATIFTLFLFLATWALGALAVSQGHFLDMIFSCLYGAFCVTLGLFLLIQHCAKRDDVWNSWWVCCPSKSKIENVNTDGQSQMQQLHQPHCHLSSPCSGKQPLLSSHLLQGSSDKMTPPPPQSPTPSNTGPCCVAVMSPASPIPSLIEPEFSPHPHSLPDELPRPTLPLQRCLTERAKSRSFNRPRPCLQDYRSNMASLSMDGSVHSSHRDSSQPAQHLEGTTLVSNSPLPDHQLLCPSPHLDKQMAPCHTFQRQISCQSIQDPVTSCHSHVHNMHDSITSYHSLLLPSQGVHSCQWHMYGSATPSANATCCEKLDSFAVQCEQDPKTYSCTLKTEDEDTEIHSLDIEQRGFPRNTLPRQHSKVSRRGVIGRNRSLQEDGLFGSDATGNIRTGPWKNETTV
- the adgra1a gene encoding adhesion G protein-coupled receptor A1 isoform X1, producing the protein MDLKRVLSFPPYPREYLHPVVYACTAVMLLCLLVSIVTYIVHHSVIRISRKGWHTLLNFLFHTGLTFGVFAGGINQIHFPLVCQIVGIVLHYASLSTMMWLAFTARNICKDVCKEPLHAQGRSGPVQKGSKPNILRFYLVSDGVPLIVVVITAVFGMDNYGSRDGALYCWMAWEPSLGGFYAPVGLLVLVMSLYLLITYIQLKRHPERKYELRLLREDQQMLSSSESNHHSQSGSGGASVSAGDCLPFSTGASVLANEHSFKSQLRATIFTLFLFLATWALGALAVSQGHFLDMIFSCLYGAFCVTLGLFLLIQHCAKRDDVWNSWWVCCPSKSKIENVNTDGQSQMQQLHQPHCHLSSPCSGKQPLLSSHLLQGSSDKMTPPPPQSPTPSNTGPCCVAVMSPASPIPSLIEPEFSPHPHSLPDELPRPTLPLQRCLTERAKSRSFNRPRPCLQDYRSNMASLSMDGSVHSSHRDSSQPAQHLEGTTLVSNSPLPDHQLLCPSPHLDKQMAPCHTFQRQISCQSIQDPVTSCHSHVHNMHDSITSYHSLLLPSQGVHSCQWHMYGSATPSANATCCEKLDSFAVQCEQDPKTYSCTLKTEDEDTEIHSLDIEQRGFPRNTLPRQHSKVSRRGVIGRNRSLQEDGLFGSDATGNIRTGPWKNETTV